A single uncultured Methanolobus sp. DNA region contains:
- a CDS encoding pyridoxamine 5'-phosphate oxidase family protein, with amino-acid sequence MKRPEKQIMDEDMLQTILNEAIVCRIGMCRDNVPYVVPMNFAYHDNALYLHAVREGMKLDMMAENPHVCFEMEYKAEVSPAPTSCGWSMKYYSIIGWGNASMITDQDDKTKALNLLMDKYAGQTNDSYPDKVLIKTAVIKIEITEMTGKSSGYPKPSTCGTKNG; translated from the coding sequence ATGAAAAGACCTGAGAAACAGATAATGGATGAGGACATGTTACAGACTATCCTCAATGAAGCCATTGTATGCAGGATCGGCATGTGCCGGGATAATGTTCCGTATGTTGTGCCAATGAATTTTGCATACCACGACAATGCTCTTTATCTCCATGCAGTTCGGGAAGGTATGAAACTTGACATGATGGCTGAGAATCCCCATGTCTGTTTTGAGATGGAGTATAAGGCCGAGGTCTCACCTGCTCCTACAAGCTGTGGCTGGAGTATGAAGTATTACAGCATAATCGGATGGGGAAATGCTTCCATGATTACTGATCAGGATGATAAGACAAAGGCACTGAACCTGCTTATGGACAAGTATGCAGGACAGACGAATGATTCTTATCCAGACAAAGTTCTAATTAAAACTGCCGTAATTAAGATTGAGATTACTGAGATGACGGGCAAGTCTTCAGGTTATCCCAAACCATCCACTTGCGGCACTAAAAATGGCTGA
- a CDS encoding Dabb family protein, with product MLKHIVMWKLKESAEGNSKEENAKLMKQKLEALKSKIPEIGVIEVGINAIPSDAAYDVTLYCEFKDEAALKTYQVHPEHVKVAEFVGKINDNRVVVDYLV from the coding sequence ATGTTAAAACATATAGTTATGTGGAAATTGAAGGAAAGTGCAGAAGGTAACAGCAAGGAAGAGAATGCAAAACTCATGAAGCAGAAGCTTGAAGCTCTTAAATCTAAGATTCCTGAAATTGGTGTTATCGAAGTAGGAATTAATGCTATTCCTTCTGATGCTGCTTATGATGTTACTCTTTATTGTGAGTTTAAAGATGAAGCTGCTCTTAAGACGTACCAGGTACACCCTGAGCATGTAAAGGTTGCAGAGTTCGTTGGTAAGATCAACGACAACAGGGTTGTTGTGGATTATCTGGTTTAA
- a CDS encoding magnesium transporter yields MAHDTSDEDEDYEIEVVEEYIGDYGSVRSIVREALPFELMATIGGVISGLILSGMSNELELIPGLIVITPAVLGMRGNISCTLGSRLGSAIHMGLITKIDRNPELINNVSGSLLLSFIMSVILGIAGHFITITLGMQSAGAITLTLIAVLAGVSSGLILAVVAVLLALGMFRFGFDPDNVVTPAIATIGDIVSMIMIFLAAKVVLMI; encoded by the coding sequence ATGGCTCACGACACAAGTGATGAAGACGAAGACTATGAAATAGAGGTCGTCGAGGAATACATAGGAGATTACGGAAGTGTCCGCTCCATAGTGCGTGAGGCATTGCCATTTGAACTCATGGCTACAATAGGAGGAGTAATATCCGGACTCATTCTTTCAGGAATGAGCAACGAGCTTGAACTGATCCCGGGACTTATCGTAATAACACCGGCAGTACTCGGAATGCGTGGGAACATCTCATGCACCCTGGGTTCCCGTCTTGGAAGTGCCATACACATGGGTCTTATCACTAAAATAGACCGCAATCCCGAGCTTATCAACAACGTATCAGGCTCCCTTCTTCTAAGTTTTATCATGTCGGTGATCCTTGGAATTGCCGGCCATTTCATAACCATTACACTTGGAATGCAAAGTGCAGGTGCAATTACCCTTACACTTATCGCAGTCCTTGCAGGAGTTTCCTCTGGGCTTATTCTCGCAGTTGTAGCAGTGCTGCTGGCACTTGGAATGTTCCGTTTCGGGTTTGACCCCGACAACGTTGTAACACCAGCAATTGCCACCATCGGTGACATAGTGTCCATGATAATGATCTTCCTGGCTGCAAAGGTGGTGCTTATGATATGA
- a CDS encoding magnesium transporter has translation MSYYTVKGIVGRGFPILLVTSIIGIFSGQILNIEIDKIVSMPIILVLIPALIKIGGDTGSMLGARLSSSFHMGLGSHLHRSPVVRNSVYAALIVGLVACVFVSITVWITGMLFDMRIAFLTLLALCLLAGTFELLAVFSATIAIAFASHRFGVDPDDTVIPLIATLGDLIGVSGIFMAMHILNLI, from the coding sequence ATGAGTTACTACACAGTCAAAGGCATAGTCGGAAGAGGATTTCCAATACTTCTGGTAACATCCATCATAGGTATATTCTCAGGTCAGATACTTAATATCGAGATCGACAAGATAGTATCAATGCCGATCATCCTGGTGCTCATTCCGGCCCTTATCAAGATCGGAGGAGACACCGGCAGCATGCTTGGAGCAAGACTTTCATCATCCTTCCATATGGGTCTTGGTAGTCACCTTCACAGGAGCCCTGTCGTCCGAAATAGTGTTTACGCGGCTCTTATAGTCGGCCTTGTTGCGTGCGTCTTTGTCAGTATCACGGTATGGATAACTGGAATGCTGTTTGACATGAGAATTGCATTCCTGACACTTCTGGCACTTTGTCTCCTCGCAGGCACATTTGAACTGCTGGCAGTTTTCTCAGCCACCATAGCAATCGCATTCGCATCTCATAGGTTCGGAGTTGACCCTGATGACACCGTAATTCCGCTTATAGCCACACTTGGTGACCTGATAGGGGTTAGCGGTATTTTCATGGCTATGCACATCCTGAACCTGATATAA
- a CDS encoding TrkA C-terminal domain-containing protein, protein MSPKEIRYIPRNLKDLLIEMKDTSELMVDLAYSAMVYDDEDIAEEVMRLEEKMDTLDYHMKIAAMLSTRRVEEAEEMSGVLQVARASENIANAAGDIAQIVLRDAGIPMELKLAMREAEETITRATVSEDSKLAGMNLEDIELDTEAGMWIIAIRRNDEWIYDPNHATRIRPDDVLFARGHDEGVPLFIELVTNRKYVPRTMQHERFLIDLERAVDIIVEMKNMGELSVGLAYSALLFDNEDIAHEVKALESEMDSMKHELQHWVLETAKHVPDVNILRGLLQLANSAEAISDAAYTIVDIVLRDIDLHPIITIAVRESDEVITKLVVQECSPIVEKSFGQLKLETETGVHVMAIKRDDRWVYRPNKRTVIKAGDILIARGSHTGEEALFELCACPLDDKNHS, encoded by the coding sequence ATGAGTCCCAAGGAAATTAGGTATATTCCACGTAATCTCAAGGACCTCCTGATAGAGATGAAGGATACATCCGAACTCATGGTAGATCTGGCATACTCAGCCATGGTCTATGATGACGAGGATATTGCGGAAGAGGTCATGCGCCTCGAAGAAAAGATGGATACGCTTGACTATCACATGAAAATAGCTGCAATGCTCAGTACAAGACGTGTTGAGGAAGCAGAGGAAATGTCAGGTGTTCTTCAGGTTGCACGTGCATCCGAGAACATCGCAAACGCAGCAGGCGACATTGCCCAGATAGTTCTCAGGGATGCTGGTATCCCAATGGAGCTCAAACTTGCAATGAGAGAGGCCGAGGAAACCATCACCAGAGCAACGGTGAGCGAGGATTCAAAACTTGCAGGAATGAACCTGGAAGATATTGAACTTGACACTGAGGCCGGAATGTGGATCATCGCAATACGCCGCAATGATGAGTGGATATATGACCCGAACCATGCGACCCGTATAAGACCGGATGATGTCCTTTTTGCAAGAGGACACGATGAAGGAGTACCGCTTTTTATTGAACTTGTGACAAACCGCAAGTATGTACCAAGGACAATGCAGCATGAAAGATTCCTCATTGATCTTGAAAGAGCAGTAGATATCATAGTTGAAATGAAGAACATGGGAGAACTTTCCGTAGGTCTTGCATATTCTGCACTGCTTTTTGATAATGAAGACATTGCACATGAGGTAAAAGCCCTTGAGTCTGAAATGGACAGCATGAAGCATGAACTCCAGCACTGGGTACTTGAAACTGCAAAACATGTGCCTGATGTGAACATCCTGCGTGGTCTGCTCCAGCTTGCAAACTCTGCTGAAGCTATCTCTGATGCAGCGTACACAATTGTGGACATAGTACTGAGAGATATAGACCTGCACCCAATCATTACGATCGCTGTCAGGGAATCTGATGAAGTCATTACCAAACTGGTAGTTCAGGAATGTTCACCAATAGTTGAGAAGTCATTCGGCCAGCTAAAACTGGAAACTGAGACCGGTGTGCATGTAATGGCTATCAAAAGAGATGACAGGTGGGTTTACAGACCTAATAAGAGAACTGTTATAAAAGCCGGAGACATACTCATAGCAAGAGGTTCACACACCGGAGAAGAAGCATTATTCGAACTGTGCGCCTGTCCGCTTGATGATAAAAATCATTCCTGA
- the rpiA gene encoding ribose-5-phosphate isomerase RpiA, with amino-acid sequence MKERNPAGESPEKKAAGIAAADLVQDGMVVGLGTGSTTAYTIAELGRRVDEGLDIIAVVTSYQSEMLAIQAGITLTSLAEHPNLDIAIDGADQIDKGLNVIKGGGAAHTREKVVSRSAERFIIVADESKYSEQLNHYVPLEVLPYAKEYVSQQVRRIGGKPELRLAARKDGPVITDNGNFVIDASFGVIENPVVTSALLSQVAGIVEHGIFTNVDEVYIGKKDGSVEIMS; translated from the coding sequence ATGAAGGAAAGGAATCCGGCAGGAGAAAGTCCTGAGAAGAAAGCTGCAGGAATTGCAGCAGCAGACCTTGTGCAGGATGGCATGGTTGTCGGTCTTGGTACCGGCTCTACAACAGCCTACACAATAGCCGAGCTTGGAAGGCGTGTTGACGAAGGTCTTGATATCATTGCAGTTGTAACATCATACCAGTCTGAAATGCTTGCAATTCAGGCCGGGATCACACTTACATCACTTGCAGAACATCCAAATCTTGACATCGCTATTGACGGTGCAGACCAGATCGATAAAGGTCTGAATGTCATCAAGGGCGGCGGTGCTGCACACACACGTGAAAAGGTAGTATCACGTTCTGCTGAGCGCTTTATTATAGTTGCTGACGAATCAAAATACAGTGAGCAGCTCAACCACTATGTGCCACTGGAAGTACTTCCATACGCAAAGGAGTATGTTTCACAGCAGGTACGCAGGATCGGCGGAAAACCTGAACTTCGTCTTGCAGCCAGAAAGGACGGTCCCGTAATAACAGACAACGGTAACTTCGTTATCGATGCAAGCTTCGGCGTGATCGAGAACCCTGTTGTAACATCAGCACTTCTCTCACAGGTTGCTGGAATTGTGGAACACGGAATATTTACCAATGTGGACGAGGTCTACATCGGTAAGAAAGACGGTTCCGTAGAAATAATGTCTTAA
- the aspS gene encoding aspartate--tRNA(Asn) ligase, with translation MTLANLRTHYASQIKPEELGDQKVTVAGWVHEVRDLGGICFVVLRDRTGRSQITLVKKKTDPELLEQARKLVRESVVSITGSVKPEGKAPNGYELIPDEITLLNEADSPLPMDTTGKVEAELDTRLDSRFIDLRRERTTAIFKIRHEVLRAVRGYLTENGFIEATSPKVVATATEGGTSLFPITYFDREAFLNQSPQLFKQILMSGGLDRVFEIGPIFRAEEHDTRRHLNEATSIDIEASFCDHFDVMEILEKMVAYIYEQVIANASDSLAVLGVELQVPTVPFKRVTYDDAIEIVNTTTDEMLNWGDDLGTAAEHAIGEHVFKETGESHYFIIDWPTEIKPFYAMPYEDNPILSKGFDMMHRTMELSSGAQRIHIPELLISRIESQGLDPEGFEFYLKAFRYGMPPHAGWGIGCERLVMTMLGVENIRDVVLFPRDRRRLSP, from the coding sequence ATGACATTAGCAAATCTCAGGACACACTATGCGTCACAGATCAAACCCGAGGAACTTGGTGACCAGAAGGTTACCGTGGCAGGATGGGTTCACGAGGTCCGTGACCTTGGTGGAATTTGTTTTGTTGTGCTCAGGGACCGTACAGGCAGATCCCAGATCACACTGGTAAAAAAGAAGACAGACCCAGAACTTCTGGAACAGGCAAGAAAGCTTGTAAGGGAATCCGTGGTTTCAATCACAGGAAGCGTAAAGCCGGAAGGAAAGGCACCAAACGGTTACGAGCTTATTCCAGATGAGATCACACTGCTCAACGAGGCAGACTCACCACTTCCAATGGACACAACCGGAAAGGTAGAAGCAGAACTTGACACTCGTCTTGATTCAAGGTTCATTGACCTCAGGCGTGAGAGAACAACTGCAATCTTTAAGATAAGACACGAAGTCCTCAGGGCTGTCAGGGGATACCTTACTGAAAATGGTTTCATAGAGGCAACAAGTCCAAAGGTCGTAGCAACAGCAACAGAAGGTGGAACATCACTCTTCCCGATCACATACTTTGACAGAGAGGCTTTCCTTAACCAGAGTCCTCAGCTCTTCAAGCAGATCCTCATGTCAGGAGGACTTGACAGGGTATTTGAGATCGGTCCAATCTTCAGGGCAGAGGAACACGACACCCGCAGGCACCTCAACGAAGCAACATCCATTGATATCGAGGCAAGTTTCTGTGACCACTTCGATGTAATGGAGATCCTTGAGAAGATGGTCGCTTACATCTACGAGCAGGTCATTGCGAATGCATCAGATTCACTTGCAGTACTCGGTGTAGAGCTTCAGGTCCCAACGGTACCATTCAAGAGAGTAACCTACGACGACGCAATTGAGATCGTCAACACAACCACAGATGAGATGCTTAACTGGGGAGATGACCTTGGTACAGCTGCCGAACACGCAATCGGTGAGCATGTATTCAAGGAAACGGGGGAATCGCATTACTTTATCATCGACTGGCCAACAGAGATAAAGCCATTCTATGCGATGCCATATGAGGATAACCCGATACTTTCAAAGGGATTTGACATGATGCACAGGACAATGGAACTTTCATCCGGTGCACAGCGTATACACATCCCTGAACTTCTCATCAGTAGAATAGAGTCACAGGGTCTTGACCCTGAAGGATTCGAGTTCTATCTCAAGGCTTTCAGATACGGTATGCCACCACATGCAGGATGGGGTATCGGTTGTGAAAGGCTTGTCATGACAATGCTCGGTGTTGAGAACATCCGTGATGTCGTACTCTTCCCAAGGGACAGGCGCAGACTTTCCCCATAA
- a CDS encoding SatD family protein, translated as MREKFFVVQGDVIDSRRIKDRDEFQCKLESACDSVNGTYKDDIYASFKIIKGIDEIEGVLTDISGIYKIITAIQGFVSPHKVRFSIVYGDIDTAVKSKNVEKMDGPAIHSTTDRIMELKKSQLLFDIFTGNEIIDSTLRGQINLLLFYKDKWTAREKQISENYSELKKQVLVADKLSISQQAVSNTLRKIRWEEINSIEVDLNNALKLYNNYIQHK; from the coding sequence ATGAGAGAAAAGTTCTTTGTTGTACAGGGTGACGTAATAGATTCCAGAAGGATCAAAGATAGGGATGAGTTTCAATGCAAACTTGAATCTGCCTGTGACAGTGTTAATGGCACATATAAAGACGACATTTACGCATCTTTCAAAATAATAAAAGGTATAGATGAAATTGAAGGTGTTCTTACCGATATATCTGGTATCTACAAAATAATAACTGCTATCCAGGGATTTGTTTCCCCGCATAAGGTGCGTTTTTCTATTGTATATGGGGACATTGATACTGCGGTAAAATCAAAAAACGTTGAAAAAATGGATGGTCCTGCAATTCATAGTACGACAGACAGGATAATGGAACTAAAGAAATCACAACTATTATTTGATATCTTTACGGGAAATGAGATAATTGATTCTACTTTACGAGGTCAGATAAATCTTTTATTGTTTTATAAGGACAAGTGGACAGCAAGAGAAAAACAAATATCTGAGAATTACTCCGAGTTGAAAAAGCAGGTTCTGGTTGCAGATAAATTGTCAATAAGCCAACAGGCTGTGTCCAATACTCTTCGAAAAATAAGATGGGAAGAAATCAATTCAATAGAGGTAGATTTAAATAATGCATTGAAGTTGTACAATAACTACATTCAACATAAATAA
- the gatD gene encoding Glu-tRNA(Gln) amidotransferase subunit GatD, whose amino-acid sequence MDYEEGDRVKVEKSGVEYEGIVMPSTTGHIIIKMVSGYNAGIEPEGATVTLVQKKADMAISAKKAAKAEIKPKKGLPKVSILSTGGTIASKIDYRTGAVTSQFSADDILQAIPELTEIANFSGKAIYNILSENMKTEYWQELARAVVEEIKNGADGIIIAHGTDTMMYTASALSFMVDTPVPIVFVGSQRSADRPSSDNAMNAICAAKVAVSDIAEVTVVMHSESSDDKCSIHRATKVRKMHTSRRDAFRSINSEPIGYVDYSTGEITTGLSYIKRNERELTLMDAIEPKCALVKFTPGSSPDILGYFIDAGYKGIVIEGTGLGHVSTDWIPQIERATSQKIPVIVTSQCLNGRICDRVYDTGRDILKVGAIEGEDMLPEVALVKMMWTLGQIQDYDDAVDILKQDIRCEINERSLE is encoded by the coding sequence ATGGATTATGAAGAGGGCGACAGAGTAAAGGTCGAGAAGTCCGGTGTGGAGTATGAAGGCATTGTGATGCCAAGTACAACCGGTCACATTATTATTAAGATGGTCAGCGGCTACAATGCAGGAATTGAACCTGAGGGTGCCACTGTAACATTAGTGCAGAAGAAAGCTGATATGGCAATTTCAGCAAAGAAAGCAGCAAAGGCTGAGATCAAACCTAAAAAAGGTCTTCCAAAGGTATCCATCCTCTCAACCGGTGGAACAATTGCAAGTAAAATAGATTACAGGACCGGTGCTGTAACTTCCCAGTTCTCTGCAGATGATATCCTGCAGGCAATTCCTGAACTTACAGAAATTGCAAATTTTAGTGGAAAGGCTATCTACAACATTCTTTCTGAGAATATGAAGACAGAATACTGGCAGGAGCTTGCCAGGGCTGTCGTTGAAGAGATCAAGAACGGCGCTGACGGTATTATAATCGCTCACGGAACAGACACCATGATGTACACTGCTTCTGCATTGTCATTTATGGTTGACACACCAGTACCGATCGTGTTTGTAGGTTCCCAGAGAAGTGCTGACAGGCCAAGCAGTGACAATGCCATGAATGCTATCTGTGCAGCAAAGGTTGCTGTAAGTGATATTGCAGAAGTTACCGTTGTCATGCACAGCGAGTCATCAGACGATAAGTGTTCTATCCACCGTGCAACCAAGGTACGCAAGATGCACACTTCCAGAAGGGATGCTTTCAGGTCAATTAACTCTGAACCAATAGGTTATGTTGATTATTCCACCGGAGAAATAACAACCGGTCTTTCCTACATAAAGAGGAATGAAAGGGAACTGACACTTATGGATGCAATCGAACCTAAATGCGCCCTTGTGAAATTCACTCCTGGTTCAAGCCCGGATATTCTTGGTTACTTTATCGATGCAGGCTACAAAGGCATCGTCATCGAGGGAACAGGACTTGGTCACGTATCCACAGACTGGATCCCACAGATCGAGAGAGCAACATCACAGAAGATTCCGGTCATTGTCACTTCCCAGTGTCTTAACGGCAGGATATGTGACAGAGTATATGACACAGGCAGGGACATCCTAAAAGTCGGAGCAATTGAAGGTGAGGACATGCTTCCTGAGGTTGCATTAGTTAAGATGATGTGGACTCTTGGTCAGATACAGGATTATGATGATGCAGTTGATATCCTTAAACAGGATATCAGGTGCGAGATAAATGAAAGGAGCCTTGAATAA
- the argH gene encoding argininosuccinate lyase produces the protein MSDILRRGRLSSTPDEDMLNFTSSMSADKWIFEADVLVDMAHTVMLHEQGIIKEKDCSSILAGLLKIREEGIEKLDHSYEDIHISLESRLIDMVGEDTGGRMHSGRSRNDEVATCIRIRLRDELLSLMEELSGLRSTLLERASENTETLMPGFTHLQHAQPTTFAHHLVAHSDAIGRDIERVISAFLRVNKSPLGSAAFASTGFNLNRDRTCSLLGFDALLGNSMDAVSTRDFLIESASVMSNIMVNLSKMAEEIIIWSTSEFSFVELDDMYASTSSIMPQKKNPDSAELVRGKAGTVIGSLMALLSLCKALPLSYNRDLQEATPNMWRAVETTRSAVRITKGMVATMKINTESMAEKSVLGFTTATELADTMVRAGGIPFRTAHQIVGVLARGDGNPTLADVDAVAKDVIGETLSSRGLTEVMVKEALDPVLNINRRSITGGPAPSEMEKAIKIRSEELEGTKASISELNGGIEESLKVLYGIVEKYTGNNA, from the coding sequence ATGAGCGATATTTTAAGGAGAGGACGCTTATCTTCAACACCTGATGAGGATATGCTCAATTTTACATCATCAATGTCTGCTGACAAATGGATATTTGAGGCGGATGTCCTTGTTGACATGGCCCACACGGTCATGCTGCATGAACAGGGAATCATTAAAGAAAAGGATTGCAGCAGCATTCTTGCAGGACTACTGAAGATCAGGGAAGAAGGTATTGAAAAGCTGGACCACAGTTATGAGGATATTCACATCTCACTGGAGTCCAGATTAATTGACATGGTCGGTGAGGACACAGGAGGCAGAATGCACTCCGGACGCTCCCGAAATGATGAGGTTGCAACCTGCATAAGGATAAGGCTCAGGGATGAACTTCTCTCTTTAATGGAGGAGCTTTCAGGTCTTAGAAGTACCCTTCTTGAACGTGCGTCAGAGAACACTGAAACCCTCATGCCGGGATTCACACACCTGCAACATGCACAACCAACAACTTTCGCACATCATCTTGTTGCACATTCAGATGCAATCGGCAGGGATATTGAGCGTGTAATCAGTGCATTCTTAAGGGTGAACAAATCCCCGCTAGGCTCAGCAGCTTTTGCATCAACCGGTTTTAATCTCAACCGGGACAGGACCTGTTCACTGCTTGGATTTGATGCTCTTCTTGGAAACTCAATGGATGCTGTAAGCACCCGTGATTTTTTGATAGAATCTGCATCAGTGATGTCCAATATCATGGTGAACCTCAGTAAGATGGCAGAGGAAATTATCATCTGGTCAACTTCCGAATTCTCCTTCGTTGAACTTGATGACATGTACGCATCCACATCATCAATAATGCCACAGAAGAAGAACCCGGATTCTGCAGAACTTGTAAGGGGTAAGGCAGGTACGGTTATCGGTTCACTCATGGCTCTGCTTTCTCTCTGCAAGGCACTTCCTTTGAGCTACAACCGTGACCTTCAGGAAGCAACACCGAACATGTGGCGTGCAGTTGAAACCACAAGAAGCGCTGTCCGTATCACAAAAGGTATGGTAGCCACCATGAAGATCAACACTGAAAGCATGGCTGAAAAGTCAGTTCTTGGTTTTACAACAGCAACAGAACTTGCAGACACCATGGTAAGAGCCGGTGGAATTCCTTTCAGGACAGCCCATCAGATTGTTGGCGTACTGGCAAGAGGGGATGGAAACCCTACACTTGCTGATGTCGATGCAGTGGCAAAGGATGTTATCGGGGAAACCTTAAGCTCCAGGGGTCTTACTGAGGTAATGGTAAAGGAAGCCCTCGACCCGGTTCTTAACATCAACAGGCGTTCAATTACAGGTGGTCCTGCACCTTCTGAAATGGAAAAGGCAATTAAGATAAGATCTGAAGAACTTGAGGGTACAAAAGCAAGTATCTCAGAGCTGAACGGCGGTATTGAGGAATCATTGAAGGTTCTTTACGGTATTGTTGAAAAGTACACGGGAAACAATGCTTAA
- a CDS encoding chemotaxis protein CheW produces the protein MTNVTGSYTDNVNDDLHQLVIFNLGVEEFGVNIMQVQEIIRMPDITRIPRSPDYIKGVINLRGKIIVVMDLDRRFGMKETEMTDESRIVVVDIEGTIIGLVVDSVSEVIRLKGSNIEHTPEIITQKINADYLKGVGKMEDRLLILLNLENIITETAAA, from the coding sequence ATGACTAATGTAACTGGAAGTTATACTGACAATGTTAACGATGACCTTCACCAGCTTGTTATTTTCAACTTAGGCGTTGAAGAGTTCGGTGTCAACATCATGCAGGTACAGGAAATCATCCGCATGCCTGACATTACAAGAATACCAAGATCCCCTGACTACATTAAAGGTGTTATCAACCTTCGAGGAAAGATCATTGTAGTTATGGACCTTGACAGGCGTTTTGGAATGAAAGAGACAGAAATGACAGACGAATCAAGGATCGTAGTTGTTGATATTGAGGGAACAATAATCGGACTTGTTGTTGACTCTGTAAGCGAAGTCATTCGCCTGAAAGGTTCTAATATAGAACACACACCAGAGATCATTACACAAAAGATCAATGCCGATTACCTGAAAGGTGTCGGTAAGATGGAAGACAGGTTACTTATTCTTCTTAACCTTGAGAACATCATAACAGAAACTGCAGCAGCATAA
- the budA gene encoding acetolactate decarboxylase, with protein sequence MKKINYHILLFVALLSIFGAGCISEPTEDATFNEAEGESHIVSTETQMDTIYQFSVINALLEGVYGGEISCADLKEKGDFGLGTFDNLDGEMLELDGVIYQVKADGNVYEVEDTETSPFAAITFFEADIEDSTNTEMSSQQLASYIEDMLPSQNLMYAVKVTGTFPYMKTRSVAAQEKPYPRLVDVTKDQSVFEFNDTEGTIVGYWMPEFVDGINVPGYHLHFITADRTAGGHILDYTISSGTIEIDSCDGFYLELPENENYLSTGLSTDNEGDLEEAEN encoded by the coding sequence ATGAAAAAAATAAACTATCACATTCTTCTATTTGTGGCTTTACTATCAATTTTTGGAGCAGGATGCATCTCTGAGCCAACAGAAGATGCAACATTCAATGAAGCAGAAGGTGAAAGCCATATTGTCAGTACTGAAACGCAGATGGATACAATCTACCAGTTCTCGGTCATCAATGCACTTCTTGAAGGAGTCTATGGCGGCGAGATAAGTTGTGCAGATCTGAAAGAGAAAGGTGATTTTGGTCTTGGTACTTTTGACAACCTTGATGGTGAGATGCTGGAACTTGATGGTGTTATCTATCAGGTGAAAGCCGATGGGAATGTTTACGAGGTTGAGGACACGGAAACCTCACCATTTGCAGCAATCACATTCTTTGAAGCAGACATTGAGGACAGTACAAACACAGAAATGAGCAGTCAGCAGCTTGCATCATATATTGAGGACATGCTTCCAAGTCAGAACCTTATGTATGCTGTTAAGGTCACAGGAACTTTCCCATATATGAAAACACGCAGTGTAGCTGCCCAGGAAAAACCATATCCAAGACTTGTTGATGTGACAAAGGACCAGTCCGTCTTTGAATTCAATGACACTGAGGGAACAATTGTTGGATACTGGATGCCTGAATTCGTTGACGGCATAAATGTACCCGGATACCACCTGCATTTCATTACAGCTGACAGGACAGCCGGAGGACACATACTTGACTATACCATAAGTTCCGGTACAATTGAAATTGACAGTTGTGATGGGTTCTATCTGGAACTGCCGGAGAATGAGAATTATCTGAGCACAGGTCTTTCAACAGATAATGAAGGTGACCTTGAAGAAGCAGAGAACTGA